From Cecembia calidifontis, one genomic window encodes:
- a CDS encoding 6-bladed beta-propeller, which produces MLRGYFIIFLFYYLASCKSPNEQYYLKDDQLFHQVSIRDKLGQEEGGLQELFYDLMVTEFVLPDSILVSQIDKIILHKQKFILFDKNLSLLLVFDPNGYFIGKIGELGLGPGQYQGIKDFSVWEDTLTIFSTADLRLFQYSLSDLEFLGSYKIEFFGNSMIQLSDNEFMFYINHNPSDFVKDKNVLYYNISTGETKTFFPYDHSKSNAIIPFSGFISKQGNEVYFSLPFDDKVYVFDQEKLDFFLKYKTDNVNDFVFANRGDFQKFLFGGLFQDPANGVSVLGNVFLKNDNYLVFSYYLNGRLYYGIYSLVSNGFKTFSKGFENDISFKLVGDPMILNTENELIFISNSETIEYFRKQGEMEESFFGKMFKDIDSVNSLYLLKMKIKPF; this is translated from the coding sequence ATGCTTCGTGGGTATTTTATTATCTTTCTATTTTATTATTTGGCTTCATGCAAAAGCCCAAATGAACAATATTATCTAAAGGATGACCAACTATTTCATCAAGTATCCATAAGAGATAAGTTGGGACAAGAGGAGGGAGGTCTTCAAGAATTATTTTATGATTTAATGGTGACTGAATTTGTGTTGCCTGATTCCATATTGGTAAGTCAGATAGACAAAATTATTTTACATAAACAAAAGTTTATTTTGTTTGATAAGAATCTATCGTTACTGTTGGTATTTGACCCAAACGGATACTTTATTGGAAAAATAGGGGAATTGGGCCTAGGCCCTGGACAATATCAAGGTATTAAAGATTTTTCCGTTTGGGAAGATACTCTTACCATTTTTTCAACAGCAGATCTCAGATTATTTCAGTACAGCCTTAGTGATTTGGAGTTTTTAGGTTCCTACAAAATTGAATTTTTTGGTAACTCTATGATACAGCTTTCTGATAATGAATTCATGTTTTATATCAACCATAATCCTAGTGATTTTGTCAAGGACAAGAATGTCCTTTACTATAATATAAGCACAGGAGAGACAAAAACCTTCTTTCCTTATGATCATAGTAAATCCAATGCCATAATTCCATTTTCGGGTTTTATCAGTAAGCAGGGAAATGAGGTTTATTTTTCCTTGCCCTTTGATGACAAAGTTTATGTTTTTGATCAGGAGAAACTTGATTTTTTCTTGAAGTACAAAACTGACAATGTTAACGATTTCGTCTTTGCCAATAGGGGAGATTTTCAAAAATTTCTTTTTGGAGGATTATTTCAGGATCCTGCAAACGGAGTGAGTGTTTTAGGAAACGTTTTTTTAAAAAATGATAATTACTTAGTCTTTTCTTATTATCTCAATGGCCGTCTTTATTATGGCATATATAGTTTGGTAAGTAATGGATTTAAGACTTTTTCCAAGGGGTTTGAAAATGATATTTCTTTCAAATTAGTGGGTGACCCTATGATCCTAAATACAGAGAATGAATTGATTTTTATTTCAAATTCCGAAACAATAGAATATTTTAGGAAACAAGGGGAAATGGAAGAGTCATTTTTTGGAAAAATGTTTAAGGACATAGATTCTGTAAATTCATTATACTTATTGAAAATGAAAATCAAACCATTTTGA
- a CDS encoding DUF1573 domain-containing protein, with translation MKIYQFIVIILVIIFAGCKGKSSKSVLEVENKFIDLGEVPTSEEVFGSIILKNTGNMDVKILSTFSDCECTVLDHEIGSIGPKESKILGFSFTSHYPGIFQRKIIIETNSEAKPRILVIMKAKVL, from the coding sequence ATGAAAATATACCAATTTATTGTTATTATCTTGGTAATTATTTTTGCTGGGTGTAAAGGAAAATCAAGCAAATCAGTTCTTGAGGTTGAAAATAAGTTTATTGATTTAGGAGAAGTGCCTACCAGCGAAGAGGTTTTCGGTTCAATAATCCTAAAAAACACTGGGAATATGGATGTGAAAATCCTAAGCACTTTTTCAGATTGTGAATGTACTGTATTGGATCATGAAATTGGATCAATTGGGCCCAAAGAATCTAAAATACTTGGATTTTCATTTACCTCCCATTATCCCGGGATTTTCCAGCGAAAAATTATCATAGAAACCAATTCAGAAGCGAAACCTAGAATACTTGTAATTATGAAAGCTAAGGTACTTTAA
- a CDS encoding Crp/Fnr family transcriptional regulator — protein MKGFDFVFKRFPNYQSAPWMDVIGLKKGQLLLAQGQVLANLFWIESGILREYHQDGEGEFTNSFIFEGNYYLTGFYFGSHLRSSFTVEALEDCKIISFSMGFFQERDLDHQLVLDVFKEISMLKYQYNLQWKLINGKKLFLEKWESFKQAYPGLWIRIPQKHLATYFNVSPQYLSKLKTERKL, from the coding sequence ATGAAAGGTTTTGATTTTGTGTTCAAAAGGTTTCCCAATTATCAATCAGCTCCTTGGATGGATGTAATTGGGTTGAAAAAAGGCCAGTTGTTGCTTGCACAGGGACAGGTATTAGCAAATTTGTTTTGGATAGAATCTGGAATTTTGAGGGAATATCATCAAGATGGTGAGGGTGAATTTACCAATTCGTTTATTTTTGAAGGCAATTATTATTTGACGGGATTTTATTTTGGAAGTCATCTCAGGTCTTCATTTACAGTTGAAGCATTGGAAGATTGTAAAATAATAAGCTTTTCAATGGGTTTTTTCCAAGAGCGGGACTTGGACCACCAGCTTGTGCTGGATGTTTTCAAGGAAATCTCCATGCTAAAATACCAATACAACCTCCAATGGAAATTGATCAATGGGAAGAAGTTGTTTCTTGAAAAATGGGAAAGCTTTAAACAAGCTTATCCGGGATTATGGATAAGAATTCCCCAAAAACATCTTGCTACCTACTTCAACGTCAGTCCCCAATACCTTTCCAAGTTAAAAACTGAAAGAAAACTATGA
- a CDS encoding OmpA family protein: MIKALLISAVFYTVFFNALAQSPCDPHPLFNILPQHSISGCEQKEYDKIKVEFTDKDGTWIQYEKAGYFLKTFYTFEGEWGKNPSNAMIFQNYIQAVSSKGGTVINQSKANLFLHFKSGGESWYIHIQSDQSGTFSVSCVREENMNQYIVLSAEDIAKEMKANGKATFYGIYFDTDKSDIKPESNETLEQLAKYLKSNPKVNVFIVGHTDNTGSFEHNQKLSEKRAEAVVNHLIGTYQIAAARLKAYGVSSLSPVSTNTSEEGKSKNRRVEMVLR, encoded by the coding sequence ATGATAAAGGCACTTTTAATTTCCGCTGTTTTCTATACAGTTTTCTTTAATGCGCTTGCTCAATCTCCCTGTGACCCACATCCACTATTTAATATCCTACCCCAACACAGCATTTCCGGTTGTGAACAAAAAGAGTATGATAAAATCAAGGTTGAGTTCACCGATAAAGATGGGACTTGGATTCAATATGAAAAAGCAGGGTATTTTCTGAAAACCTTCTACACATTTGAAGGTGAGTGGGGTAAGAATCCCTCCAATGCTATGATCTTCCAGAATTACATTCAGGCGGTAAGTTCCAAAGGAGGCACAGTAATCAACCAATCCAAGGCCAACCTGTTTCTCCATTTCAAATCCGGAGGAGAGTCATGGTACATTCATATCCAAAGTGATCAGAGCGGCACCTTCTCGGTGAGTTGTGTACGGGAAGAAAATATGAATCAATATATCGTGCTTTCTGCTGAGGATATCGCCAAAGAAATGAAAGCCAATGGCAAGGCTACTTTTTATGGAATTTATTTCGATACTGATAAATCAGATATTAAGCCTGAGTCCAATGAGACTTTAGAGCAATTGGCCAAGTACCTAAAATCGAACCCAAAAGTAAATGTCTTCATAGTGGGTCATACAGACAATACCGGTTCCTTTGAGCATAATCAAAAATTATCAGAAAAAAGAGCAGAAGCGGTGGTCAACCATTTAATTGGAACGTATCAAATTGCTGCTGCCAGATTAAAAGCTTACGGTGTATCTTCACTATCGCCAGTTTCAACGAATACATCAGAAGAAGGGAAAAGCAAAAACAGGAGAGTGGAGATGGTATTGAGGTAA
- a CDS encoding IS256 family transposase, translated as MKKEDLLNDDFLKQFRTAGELNSFLQQLQKRAVEKMLEGELDAHLGYEKHQNSDNPNSRNGYSTKTIKNTFGEAEIRVPRDRDGSFEPALVPKRRSMAEGVENVIISMYAKGMSNQDIEEQIRELYDINVSSSTISRVTGAVAEDIVAWRNRPLDPVYLIVWMDGISFKVRENSKVVNKTVYIAVGLRTNGLKEILGLWLGKNESSAFWMGVLTDLKARGVEDILITATDNLNGFTDTIKASFPQSVTQICVVHQIRNACRYVAWKDRRAFTRDMKEIYTAPTKDAAWAALNDFAKKWESKYAYAIKSWRDNWDELTVFFDYPAEIRKIIYTTNLIENLNGKIRKYTKNKLSFPTDDAVMKSVFLAAREASKKWTMPIRDWGAILNSFLLIFGDRVRLLDT; from the coding sequence ATGAAAAAAGAAGATCTCCTAAATGATGACTTCCTCAAGCAGTTCAGGACTGCCGGGGAGCTTAATTCCTTCCTTCAACAGCTTCAGAAAAGAGCCGTTGAGAAAATGCTTGAAGGCGAGCTGGATGCCCATCTTGGCTATGAAAAGCATCAGAATTCCGATAATCCCAATTCAAGGAACGGCTATTCCACCAAAACAATAAAAAACACATTTGGGGAAGCTGAAATCAGAGTCCCAAGAGACAGGGACGGCAGCTTTGAGCCTGCCCTTGTGCCCAAACGCAGAAGCATGGCGGAGGGCGTTGAAAACGTGATCATTTCCATGTATGCCAAGGGAATGTCAAACCAGGACATCGAAGAACAGATCCGGGAGCTTTATGACATCAATGTTTCCTCCTCCACCATCTCAAGGGTTACCGGTGCCGTAGCGGAGGATATTGTTGCATGGAGAAACAGGCCGCTTGACCCTGTATACCTGATCGTTTGGATGGATGGTATATCCTTCAAAGTCAGGGAGAACTCCAAAGTGGTCAACAAGACCGTTTATATTGCCGTTGGCCTCAGAACTAACGGCCTTAAAGAGATCCTAGGCCTTTGGCTTGGCAAGAATGAATCTTCGGCTTTCTGGATGGGGGTACTCACCGACCTGAAAGCCAGAGGGGTTGAAGATATTCTCATAACGGCAACTGACAACCTGAACGGGTTTACTGATACGATAAAAGCTTCATTCCCCCAATCAGTCACTCAGATATGTGTCGTCCACCAGATCAGAAACGCATGTAGATATGTCGCATGGAAAGACCGCAGGGCGTTTACAAGGGATATGAAGGAAATTTATACCGCCCCTACAAAAGATGCTGCTTGGGCTGCCCTGAACGATTTTGCCAAAAAATGGGAATCCAAATACGCTTATGCCATCAAAAGCTGGAGGGACAACTGGGATGAACTCACCGTTTTCTTCGATTACCCGGCTGAAATCCGTAAAATCATCTATACCACCAACCTGATTGAAAATCTCAATGGAAAGATCAGAAAATACACCAAAAACAAGCTCTCTTTCCCGACAGATGATGCCGTAATGAAGTCTGTTTTCCTGGCTGCAAGAGAAGCATCGAAAAAATGGACTATGCCTATCAGAGACTGGGGAGCTATTCTTAACAGTTTCCTGCTTATATTTGGTGATAGGGTCAGGCTTCTTGATACCTGA
- a CDS encoding DUF433 domain-containing protein: MEDLLKRITINPDIAHGKPTIRNTRYGVAYILEYLAGGDTVEDLLKEFKDLEKEDILACLAYAAQMANTKDFKISA; the protein is encoded by the coding sequence ATGGAAGATTTACTAAAAAGAATTACGATCAATCCAGATATCGCGCATGGCAAACCAACTATCAGAAATACCCGATATGGTGTTGCATATATCCTTGAGTATTTGGCAGGAGGCGATACTGTTGAAGATTTACTAAAGGAATTTAAGGACCTTGAAAAAGAGGATATATTGGCCTGCTTAGCTTATGCAGCACAGATGGCAAATACCAAAGACTTTAAAATCAGCGCTTAA
- a CDS encoding IS1380 family transposase, with amino-acid sequence MKITNSTEKITPFGGFNFVFNSFKNSGLPELIDNQLGVRALRGGFSYSDIFANHMAIFFNGGDCTEDINVHLRDALEQVPSFSVCSADTILRGIKELAVDTELFINPSSGVSHEFNINGKLNSLLLKSACKTGLLKSGVAYDLDYDNTVIPTEKYDSKKTYKHVYGYQPGVASIAHPEFSQAIPVYVEGRNGNSQAKYLQADTLTRMFGQLTNENIRIGRFRADSASYQEEVLRTLEAHTESFYIRANRCAKLDNILGSIAPEKWQKIRLGVQEMEVTDLSDYKPFGKDRSYRLVITRIRRKDGQADVFSGDAFTYRAILTNEHTSSNEAVVRFYNARGASERLFDVLNNDFGWSKLPCSFLAENTSFMLMTAMYANFYTYIIGEYSRKVDWLKPTDRLKKFIFRFITVSAKWIRTGRREVLKLFTSKDYKPILN; translated from the coding sequence ATGAAAATTACGAATTCGACAGAAAAAATCACACCTTTCGGAGGTTTTAATTTTGTTTTTAACTCTTTCAAAAATTCTGGTCTCCCAGAACTCATTGATAATCAATTGGGGGTTAGAGCCTTAAGGGGAGGGTTTTCATACAGTGACATTTTCGCCAATCATATGGCTATTTTCTTTAATGGTGGCGACTGTACTGAAGATATCAATGTTCACTTGAGAGACGCACTTGAACAGGTCCCTTCATTTTCAGTATGCAGTGCCGATACAATTCTGAGAGGTATCAAAGAGCTTGCTGTTGATACAGAACTCTTTATAAATCCGTCCAGTGGAGTAAGCCATGAATTTAATATCAATGGAAAACTCAACAGCTTGTTGTTAAAATCAGCTTGTAAGACCGGATTACTCAAGTCAGGTGTTGCTTACGACCTCGATTATGACAACACCGTCATTCCAACTGAAAAGTACGATTCAAAAAAGACATATAAACACGTCTATGGATATCAGCCAGGTGTAGCTTCCATAGCACATCCTGAATTTTCACAGGCCATTCCTGTGTACGTAGAGGGCAGAAATGGCAACAGTCAGGCCAAATATTTGCAGGCTGATACACTTACACGCATGTTTGGGCAGCTTACCAATGAAAATATCCGTATCGGAAGGTTCAGAGCCGATTCAGCATCCTATCAGGAAGAAGTTCTCCGCACACTGGAAGCACATACCGAAAGCTTTTATATACGGGCAAACAGATGTGCCAAACTGGATAATATCCTTGGAAGTATAGCCCCTGAGAAGTGGCAGAAAATACGTTTGGGTGTACAGGAAATGGAAGTTACTGACCTATCCGACTACAAACCTTTCGGTAAAGACAGGTCTTACAGGCTGGTCATTACCAGAATCAGGCGTAAAGACGGGCAGGCAGATGTGTTTAGTGGAGATGCATTTACTTACAGGGCTATTCTGACCAATGAACATACATCGTCCAATGAAGCTGTTGTAAGGTTTTATAACGCCCGGGGTGCAAGCGAACGCTTGTTTGATGTACTCAACAATGACTTTGGCTGGTCTAAGTTGCCCTGTTCGTTCCTTGCAGAGAATACCTCCTTTATGCTTATGACGGCTATGTATGCCAATTTTTACACCTATATCATTGGAGAGTATTCCAGAAAAGTTGATTGGCTTAAGCCTACCGACAGGCTCAAGAAGTTTATCTTCAGATTTATCACTGTTTCAGCCAAGTGGATAAGAACGGGAAGAAGAGAAGTGCTCAAACTGTTCACGAGTAAGGATTACAAGCCGATTTTGAACTAA